The genomic DNA GCACCCACCTTCTGCAAGGTGACGTCAAGCTTCCCGTCATCCCGTACGGCCTTTACATATCCGCTCACACGGACACCGGGACTCATTCCCTCCTGCAGCTCATTCCGGTAAAGGAGCCCCGGAAAACGGTCGTTAACGATAACTTTCGCTCCAAGGTCAGTCAACTGCCAGATCGTGAGCTGAACCGGCTCTCCCGGCCTCAGTCCTGAAAGCTGATTATCGAGCAGGTGTTCGATGCGGGCGTCGGCATAGGGGCGGCCTTTTTCATCCACCAGCACCTTCACCACATACGACCTCCCCTCCTGCATACGTTGAGGCTGGAGAGAGTAGGGCACCAGGAGATCCTTCCCGAGCCCCCAGTCGAGGAAGGCACCGTGAGTGCCGACGGTGCGGACCGTAAGCAGGCCGAATTCCCCCGCCTGGGCCAGCGGCTGCTTCAGCGTAGCCTGCAGCTGGCCCGATGCGTCGCGATAGACGAACGCGGTGACGGAGTCGCCCGGTTCCGCGTGTGGCGCTTCACGCAGAGGAAGATGGGCTTCCTCCTCCTCTCCGGCTTCTAGCCAGACGCCTCGCTTGTCGATAGCGGCGATGCGAAGGGTGTGCATGCGGCAAAGATCGAGCATTTCTATGGTTCCTTTTGGCGTGGTTTCAGGTGAAGGTTACACAAGAGGAGAGGAAAGGCAAGTATTCCGACCCGGTCAGGGAATATAGTCAGGCGGAACCATCATCTGTGGGGGAGGCGGTGGCGGGATGGCTCTCTTTACCCGATTGTGCTGCACGCGGCCCGGAATCTGATTCACTTCTGCATACATGCACTGCATATAGGCGTGGTCATACCTGCGCTGGGCTTCCCATCCGTAAACCTCTCCTGCATTGGCGCCTGCAGCAGTACCTACCAGCAATCCGCTACCTGCACCGATGGCCGCCCCGGCGCCGGCGTTGCCGGATGCGGCTCCCAGAAGCGCCCCGGCGCCAGCACCGATGGCGGTTCCCAGGGTAGCTCCTTTGACGGTATTGCGGTTGGCTGTATCCTGAGCGCTTATTCCGAGCTGCTGTCCTGCCCACTGCCTGCAGATTCCGTCTTCAGCCTGAAATTCGCTCAACGCCTTGCCGCGACTCGGCAACACCAGGACGCTCGGCCCTGTCGGCAGGGTCGCGCACCCGCTCAGCGCCAGTAACAGCGCACCGGTCAGTATCCGCTTGACGAACATGACCTCACTCCTCTCCATCGGGCGGAGTTGTGGAAGGAACGACCTTCAGCCACCCTTTGGGACAGGTTTTCACATAGGGATAGTATCCCTGCGGATCCGGGCAGTAGTACCAGTATTGCTGTTCTTCTGCCGGAGGGGGCGGTACGTATTCTTCACGCGGTTGCTGGATGATGATGGGCGGCTGCTGATAGTAGGGGTAATAGGGGTATCTTGGACCCCACCATCCCGGTCCCCACCATCCCGGGGAAAGGAAGATGCCGAAGTGAGTACCGCCATGCCTGCCGTGTCCTCCACCATGCCCGCCGCCACGTCCGCGGTCGGCGTAGACTGGGGTAGCCAAGGCCATGATTAGTAACGCTATGAGCATGCGTGTGATCTTTTTCATAACCGCCTCCGGATTTTTGCTTCTCTGTTACCGAGCCTCCTCTATCTTGTAATCTCATTATACATCCAGCTGAGGTCAATGCGTGTGAACAAAATTAAAATAGGGAGGCTGGGGGCGGCTATCGGCATGTCATGGAGGAGGGGGTTTGGAGAGCGGAAATAGGCGGAGGAAGCCCCGGGATGGGAATCAGAAGATACTCAATCAGGTGGAGGCAATTATGGAATACCCGTGGTTCAAGCTACAGTGACTCTTGCGCAGGCAGCGGCACAGACGCCGGTACTGACTGTGCCGACGACCCGTTCACTTCTTGTGGAGGCCGCATGGTGGGGAGAACCAGGATAACAGAGTACCTCTCAGCTGTGAAATTACTGCGTGCAACCTCCACTTCCATCGATCTAAGCTTTGTAACAGATGCCCTTGATTGATCAAAGGTAATAGTCGCGATTTTTCCGGTCGCTGCGAATGAGCCGGCGGAAATGGCCGCCAGACGTACCGTTCCCGAGGTGGTAACCGATGCCGAGGTTATGGTGCCTGCCAAATGTGAGTTAAATTCTACCCGCGGGTTGGTGATAGTGGCGGTATCATAGACAACGGATACCGAAATTCCTATTACATCGGACAAGCCACGTGCAGTGACGTCGAATACACCAGGTGCAGACTCCACAATCTCTATGGGCAGACCACCTCCGACCGAGACCGCTGCGGTGTTACTTCTTCCCGGATCTGAAACACTCGTCGCCTTCACATGATATGTTCCGGGAGTCGAGGGAGCTGTATAGATTCCCTCGGGGGTGATAGTGCCGCCGCCTGCTTCCTCAACGCTCCAGATGAAGTGTTCGTTTGCAGCTCCGGCCCTGATTGCCATAAAGGAAAAACTCCCGCTAGCCTCCACTGTTGCTGTGATCGGCCATACGGAAACTTGGCCTGCGCGAGGAATAGAGGTAGCTACGAGATCAAACGAT from Geobacter sp. DSM 9736 includes the following:
- a CDS encoding S1 RNA-binding domain-containing protein — its product is MLDLCRMHTLRIAAIDKRGVWLEAGEEEEAHLPLREAPHAEPGDSVTAFVYRDASGQLQATLKQPLAQAGEFGLLTVRTVGTHGAFLDWGLGKDLLVPYSLQPQRMQEGRSYVVKVLVDEKGRPYADARIEHLLDNQLSGLRPGEPVQLTIWQLTDLGAKVIVNDRFPGLLYRNELQEGMSPGVRVSGYVKAVRDDGKLDVTLQKVGAEGVAEAKNTLKAALVRNHGFLALTDASDPQEIRSVLGMSKKTFKKALGGLYREGLVTLSDEGVRIKAAKN
- a CDS encoding YMGG-like glycine zipper-containing protein, with protein sequence MFVKRILTGALLLALSGCATLPTGPSVLVLPSRGKALSEFQAEDGICRQWAGQQLGISAQDTANRNTVKGATLGTAIGAGAGALLGAASGNAGAGAAIGAGSGLLVGTAAGANAGEVYGWEAQRRYDHAYMQCMYAEVNQIPGRVQHNRVKRAIPPPPPPQMMVPPDYIP